In the Terriglobus sp. RCC_193 genome, AAGACCTATCGGGAGCAACAACAAAGCTGCGACAGAGTACGCATGAGAGAAACGTTAACACATGCGTCACAGATGTCAAGTCTACGGATTATCGCAAAGCCTCCTGAAGAGGCAAGGATTAAGTTTTTGTTGTTCTATTTCAGATCGTAACTGAAAGAAAAATAAAGCCTCAGCGAAGCGGTCATCCAATAGCAAACGTCTCTTTCAAGAAAACATCTACTTGACGCCCCGCAAGCGGGTGTTTACTTTTAACCTTATGCACATTGCATCCAGACTGTGTTGTTGTTGCCGCTAACGCAGGCACCACACAGTCGTTTGTGCAGCCCGGACAGAACGGGTTCGTCTTCCGACCAAATTTTCTGATCACACCCACAACCTGATTTGAACGGAGTCTTCGTCATGAAGCTTTCTGGACGCGTACTCGCATCCTCCTTGGCTGCTGTGTCTCTTCTGCAGTTCACGCCTGCGCTATTTGCACAAACCTCATCCGCGAAACTGACAACAGGTGTATGGCAAGGCGTGGCAAAGGTGCGTGATACCGAAATTCCCATTACCATCCGTATTTCGCGTAATGGATCTAAGTTAGAAGCAGCGTTTCTCAATGGCCCTGCGACCAATCCTGATATCTCTCCTGCCAGTTCAGTAACGCTCGATGGCAATCATCTCGTAGCGTCATTCGATTACTTCGCGCGCACGCTTGACGCTACTGTAGACGGTGATTCGCTGACAGGAACCTATGGCGCAACGCATCCGGGCAAGCGCCCCGCGCCTCCCACGCCATTCACCGCAAAGCGCGTCGCGAAACTGTCGGATCCAACTTCATCGCCGAATGCTCCTAACATCTCCGGCTCCTGGGAGATTGCCACGAAGAGCAACAAGGGTGAAGGCGCATGGGAATTACGAATTGATCCGCCTACTGGGAAATCTCCTGTAATCAAAGCAGCCATTCAGCGTATTGACGGCGATACTGGCGGCCTATGGGGCACATGGAATGGAAACAGCTATACGCTGGGACATTTCACCGCAGCGGGTGGCGCAGCCTATTCCATAACGCCTCAGGCAGACGGAACGCTCATAGTGAAGAGCCTTCTTGGCGGAGTTCATGGCTCATCGCCTGAATTCACCGCACATCGGCCAGACGAAGCGCGGAAGCTCAATCTACCCACCCCTACCGACACAACGCAACAAACCTCCATCAAAGACCCCAATGCGCCACTCACCTTCAGCTTTCCTGATCTGAATGGCAAGGTGCTTTCTAATACCGATGCGCAGTTCCGTGGCAAAGTGGTCATCGTTGCGATAGGCGGCTCATGGTGCCCCAACTGCCACGACGAAGCTGGCCTTCTCGTGAGCCTGTATAAGCGCTTCCATTCCAAAGGGCTTGAGATCGTGAACCTTGACTTCGAACAGGGCGATCCGGAAACCGATACGTCTCGTCTGAAGGCCTTCGTCCAGCACTATGGCATCACCTATCCCGTGCTTCTTGCTGGAACAACCGATCAACTCAACGAGAAAATCCCACAGGGTGTCAATCTTAACTGCTGGCCTACTTCGTTCTTCGTTGGCCGCGATGGTCTGGTGAAAGAAACCCATGCAGGCTTTGCAGGCCCCGGCAACACCGCCGGCCACATTGCACTCGAACACGAAGTTACAGCCCTGGTAGAGAAGCTGCTTGCACAACCTGCTCCCAGCCAAAGCGCAAAGCTGAACTAAGACGAATGAAACGTAAAGACGGCGATCAGGATTTCCTGATCGCCGTCTTACTGCATGTGAACCCGGATCCACGAGATGTTTACGCTCTGCTCAGGAAAGGAATTCCGGATCCACTGGAATCTGAAGCGCATTGGCAAGCGAATTGGTATGGGCCGCCGTACTGACAACTGCAAGAAACTCACCGTACTGTTCCTCAGTAAGTCCCTTGGCACGCGCTGCAGCGGTGTGTGAATGCGTGCAATAGATGCAGCTATTCACGGTAGAGACTGCAATGTAGATCAGTTCTTTCGTGAGCGGATCGAGCGCCCCAGGCTCAATCATTACCTTCTTCACTCGCGCCCATGTCTGTTCCAACAGATCCGGTTGATTGGCAAGCGCTCGCCAGAAATTATTTACAAAATCTGATTTGCGGGTCGCCCGGATGTCATCAAATACAGCGTTGCACCTAGCGTCCGCTGCCACATCATCGTCTGTCCATAGTCGTACCGTAGCCATCTTCCAGTCTCCAATCTGCGTATGCAGGATGCCACATCTCCATCGCATCTTGTATTACCCCCAAGAAAGACTTGGCAGGTTTATGGCTTGTACTCACCCGTTGTCGTGCCTTGCTTGATCCAGCTCTCCTCTATCAAAACGGTTTTTATCCCGAGACGACGATACGTATAGCTTGCCATGATCTTTCCATTCGCAAGTTGCAGAACTGCTGGGTAGCTATATTCCATACGTTCCCCTTTGGGCAGTGGCCCATAACTATCGCGCGTCTCCATATCGCGGACATATTTCCATGTAACACCGCCATCGCTGGAGAGCGCAATCGACACAGGAACACGTTCGCCGGACTGGGTAACATGGCCGGGTTTATGTCCAGAGGTATTGTTAAA is a window encoding:
- a CDS encoding carboxymuconolactone decarboxylase family protein produces the protein MRWRCGILHTQIGDWKMATVRLWTDDDVAADARCNAVFDDIRATRKSDFVNNFWRALANQPDLLEQTWARVKKVMIEPGALDPLTKELIYIAVSTVNSCIYCTHSHTAAARAKGLTEEQYGEFLAVVSTAAHTNSLANALQIPVDPEFLS
- a CDS encoding TlpA disulfide reductase family protein, giving the protein MKLSGRVLASSLAAVSLLQFTPALFAQTSSAKLTTGVWQGVAKVRDTEIPITIRISRNGSKLEAAFLNGPATNPDISPASSVTLDGNHLVASFDYFARTLDATVDGDSLTGTYGATHPGKRPAPPTPFTAKRVAKLSDPTSSPNAPNISGSWEIATKSNKGEGAWELRIDPPTGKSPVIKAAIQRIDGDTGGLWGTWNGNSYTLGHFTAAGGAAYSITPQADGTLIVKSLLGGVHGSSPEFTAHRPDEARKLNLPTPTDTTQQTSIKDPNAPLTFSFPDLNGKVLSNTDAQFRGKVVIVAIGGSWCPNCHDEAGLLVSLYKRFHSKGLEIVNLDFEQGDPETDTSRLKAFVQHYGITYPVLLAGTTDQLNEKIPQGVNLNCWPTSFFVGRDGLVKETHAGFAGPGNTAGHIALEHEVTALVEKLLAQPAPSQSAKLN